Sequence from the Rutidosis leptorrhynchoides isolate AG116_Rl617_1_P2 chromosome 3, CSIRO_AGI_Rlap_v1, whole genome shotgun sequence genome:
CAAAAAAGCTAAAAAAATTCGGTCAACACTTAAGTATTCGGTCAAAGTCAGGCGGATTCGGTAAATCTCGGTCAAAGTTGATCAAAGTCAAAGTTGGTCATAATTTCAATATGTTTTAAGAGTATATTTTGTGAGCtatatttatgtttgaaatattttAACGGAGATAAGCGGATCAAAATAttctttaataattattaatttaaaagaaTAAGCATTTAAAATAAGTAGGTTGATACATACTTATTTTTTATTCAGATTGGGACTTAATATTAAGTAGGTTGACACACGCTTATTATTGAGCCATATATGCACTTCAAATATTAATTAAGCAACCAATGAGCAATACCTGAACTAGTACTCGTTACCTTTAAAGTCATGGCCCCATGTGGGGACGCACCTTCGAGTCCCGTGGGGACGCATGTTCGAGTCCCGTGGGGAACAAGTATTTTCCTTTGACTTCTGGGCCGTAATCAACCTACTTGCAAAGGTGATCTTCATATGGGCCACAGCAACTTGCTTGTAGATCTGATCACCGGATACGTCGGGTACTATACTTGCCACTCGGAGTAAGCCTTCGGGATAGACTCGTATATGCCACTCATGGGATATTCAGTACATGTAATTCACAGGGCATCTGACTCTTAAGAGGTGGATTTGGTAGGTTTGCGTGTCTTTGACGGTCTACATGTTTTGAGAAATACAATCACTACTTAatcatgtatgtatatattaatagtTTATGTGCTGTTGTTGGTTAACTATGTAGCAGTGTATTTGGTACTCGTGATTAAAGCTAGCTTTGGAGTGATACCGGGGATCCTGTTACCGGGTTGAGATCCAAGCGTTCCGTTATTTGGGGATGTTGTCTAGACATATTGTGGAAATAGGGGACGCTCGAAAGGCACTTGATTAGAGTCTACTGGGACAGTAAATGGAGGAAGATGAGATGTTGATGGCTGTTAGAATAGCTGGAGTTTGTTTGTCCGATATTCCTGAGATGAACTTGTTCCAATGCTCACCCAACTCCTTAGTTTTTGAACATTACTTAGCGTGTAGCCTTGTAAGTATAACCAAGCCATTCTACCTACCACACAATTATCGTTAActattagtatgatgtataaacattatgattgtctacatcttacctccccatacctcacttttgtgggattgagttttgttgttgttgttgttttattaGTATAATGATACGATTGTTACTATTAGACCCTGAATTTGGTCCCTTGTAACTTCTTTTAGATGATATCAAGTTAGTTGCTAAAGTGGTCCTTGAAACCATCTCATGATTGTCCAATGATATATCCTCATTACAGGTCTCAGGGTTAAACGTCATTAGTAGCACATCTTGGGGTGACAAGAGAAATAGTTAGAAACGGTACATATGAATAAACATACTCGCTCTCCCTGGTTATAACTTGAACAAGGAAAACTTCAACCTCCTTTTACTTTTATAACTTGAACAAGGAAAACTTCAACCTCCTTTTACTTTTTTGTTAAAATGGTCCTTGAAATATGTGGTTCAGAGTTCAAATCGTTGTAGTGGCTTTGCAAGTTTGAACATTTAGTTTATTTCTTGTTTGACCCATGCCAACTGTGTTGTGATGATTGACTTGATCCAATTTGGTTGGTCAAACTGTCATATATCCTGTCATTCTGTTTAATCTTGTATCTTGGTTGCAGTACAACAGGTATGATCAATCTTTTGTGAGCCATGCCAATTGTGATTCAATCTTTTCACCTGTAAGGTACAATTACGGAGtagttttttctttttcttttttttacttTGATTGAAATAGGTCTTTTAGTTTGTTGGAACATGGTTGTGAGGGGGACCAGTGAAGAAAAATCTTCCACTAGAAACAAACCAAACCTCATCCTTATCCCTCTCACCTTATCTCTTTTCTAAAgccttgcatatatatatatatataacaacatctGTTTAATAGTATATACtaacatattttgaacataccgACGATCATATCGAAAATGCAGGCATCTATTCACTTATCTTCATCACCAGTCCTCTCTTTTCCATCTACTAAAACCTCAAGTTTCTCAACCATATTACTTCATACTAAACATCGTCATCAAGGATCACGTACGTCATCAATTTGTATCTCAATTAAAGCAGCCTCCGACAACTCTCAAGTCGATTACAGCTCCATGGCCACCTCGTAAGTTTTCTtccaaataatataataaataaggtGCTTAAAAAACTAGTACGTAGTGTTTATGTTTACTTTAGATGGCGGTTATTGAAAATGTACAAGAATTTTAAGCATCTTAACGATGGCCCTAatagttgttgttagaaaagtccatatatatatatatatatatatataacactactttttattttttttttttttttttattttgaaaagcaacttaattttattgataaggaaATGATACAGGATTACAACACTACTTTTTATAAAATTGTCGTTTGTTGGTTTTTGTTCAACGCAGAGTGTTTCCAGCAGAAGCATGTGatactgttggtggtgatgcttgtAACGTTGAAATGTTCCCTGAAACCAAGTTTACACAACAATCACCCGATCTGGTTCCTGCTGCGGCTTCAAAACCAGTTGACAGAGAGTATATTCAATACGACAGTCCCAAAACGTAATATCTGTAATTAATTCAACTATTTGGGATGTTTTAGGCATTTCAGTTTCGATAATCATAATAAGGTGATATTTTGTACAGGGTGTTTATTGCAGAGGCATGTGATGATCTTGGAGGAGAATTCTGCGAGCCATCGTACCAGAGTGGATGAAAACTTCTAATTATATCATATGCTCATCTTGAATCCAACCTTATATATGTTAATTGTATGTAAATCAAGTATTTAACTATGAGGTTTGTGAGTTATAATTagtatatggatatggatggattcgATCATGTAATACCTTGAGTGATATCTTCACTTGCCCAAATTGTTATTGACATACACCAGATCAGATCAACATACATAAAATCAAATCaaaaaaatcataaaaagaaatatcATGTAATATATAATTTCTTtataagctttatatatatatatggaatggAATTGGGCCGCGTTTTCTCCTGAGTAACATTTGGGGCCGGGTTATGCAATTGCAAAGTCCACTAAGTGATTCCAAActgctattaaaaaaaaaaaaaaatgttaaataacCATAAATAATGGCAAAAATATCTAATGATGTATGAAGTTTCTTGCTTTAAGGTGTTGCATACATGTTACTTGCAGCTGTTTTCACTTAAACTAACACAAATTGTACCTACACACTAAATGAGGTCTCAATTTTTGCCGTCCCCTCAAACCAACACGACATTTCAAAAACATTTACACATTTCCACACATTCACCCCTTAAACTTACCCTCTACGTATACTTTTAACCCTCTCAAATCAAAAAGACATTCCAAAAACATTTAACCATCCACCCCTTAAACTATGTATAACTAGTTTAATACCCGCAACCTTGCGGGTTCGAAATAGAAAAAACTATCTGAATCGTCATTATGGTAACATATATATAGACAAGTAACACATTGTACCCACATTTAGGTCTCAATTTTGGTCGTCCCCTCAAACCAACACGACATTTCAAAAACATTTACACATTTCCACACATTCACCCCTTAAACTTACCCTCTACGTATAGTTTTAACCCCCTCAAATCAAAAAGACATTCCAAAAACATTTAAACATCCACCCCTTAAACTATGTATAACTAGTTTAATACCCGCAACCTTGCGGGTTCGAAATAGAAAAAACTATCTGAATCGTCATTATGGTAACATATATATAGACAAGTAACACATTGTACCCACATTTAGGTCTCAATTTTGGTCGTCCCCTCAAACCAACACGACATTTCAAAAACATTTACACATTTCCACACATTCACCCCTTAAACTTACCCTCTACGTATAGTTTTAACCCCCTCAAATCAAAAAGACATTCCAAAAACATTTAAACATCCACCCCTTAAACTATGTATAACTAGTTTAATACCCGCAACCTTGCGGGTTCGAAATAGAAAAAACTATCTGAATCGTCATTATGGTAACATATATATAGACAAGTAACACATTGTACCCACATTTAGGTCTCAATTTTGGTCGTCCCCTCAAACCAACACGACATTTCAAAAATATTTACACATTTCCACACATTCACCCCTTAAACTTACCCTACGTATAGTTTTAACCCCCTCAAATCAAAAAGACATTCCAAAAACATTTAAACATCCACCCCTTAAACTATGTATAACTAGTTTAATACCCGCAACCTTGCGGGTTCGAAATAGAAAAAACTATCTGAATCGTCAATATGGTAACATATATATAGACAAGTAACACATTGTACCCACATTTAGAAAAATAGGAATCAATCCATATGTAACTCATATAAAAAAAACATTGGTACCAACCGTAATGCAACTGCATAAGATGTTAGTAGTTGACAAATACAATAAGACTAAAATTTCAAGATTTTTAGCCAAGATATCCAAATAGTACTTGATGCATTAACCTTTGCATGACATGGTTGGAACGTTCTTGAAACCAACTCATGAATGTTTCGTCTCAGATTATATAAAGTCAATAAATTTTATCAATAAGAGCACATTCATAATCTCTGCTCACATTATATAAATTCATTTAAGTGTTCCAATTAGAACACATTTACAGTATATAATTAGACCAATCTACTTTTCTACATTTGGAAGACATTCATAAATTTAATTAGAGATTACCCACACACGGGGTGCactatttacatatataaattatagggaaaatatcaatatcaatatcaatatcaatatcaatcgtGCTACTTCCCACTATTCATGAACATCATTCTGCTAATAAATCAGCATGTAGCGAAAACTTAGGTCTTCATTTTTCCAATCTTATAAAAAAGACTGCTAGCTCAATCTTTTGAAATATGGTGTTTCAAGTTAGATACGACTATGCACCTTTAGCATCATAACTTAGAAGTACATGATCCATAGCCTACAAAGATCGTATACACAACTTAAGTAGCAGATAGTTGCAAAACATATATAGCATAATTTTTTACCTATATTAAAGTAAACATGGACCAATTACTACAAAGACTCAATCTTTACCATGGGCAAAATTGTTAAGGTTAATGCCTCAAAAGTCATTAAGATGCCAAATAGGTATAACTGGTTATATAATTCGGTGGTATTTGGGTTTATCGTATAAAGAAATTCGAGCAGCTCCTTTTGGGGTCAAAATACAATAACACATCATAAAAAATATGGACCCCAAGTTGTCAGCTGCTAGCTGCTATCGTTTTTTTTCTGTTGTAAAAAAAGTAACTTCCTTGCAATAATAAATCAGAACAGACTATATGTACAAGAGTTTTAAAATCATTTGCCAAATCAAATGTACTAAGAATTTACCTTTTCGCCTTCTCATTGTCAGAAACGGAAGTGAGACCCTAATAAGCCAATTCTCTACCACAATCCGCTTCAATGTTAGTAAAGTGAATGAGCAATGTACATACCAAAGAATAAGAAGAAACTTTACCATCAAAAAATCTTCTTGTAGGTTGATCTCTTATAAGTAGGCCGAAAGCATTTTGGATCATCACAAACCAAAAGAACAAATTCAGAATGTCAGTATCCACAAATTCAGTGGTATATTTCTAAATAATCATCAATATGGCTATCTCATCATACCCGCTATCTCTTTATACATAGTATTAGTATTCTTTTGTGATACCTAAAACAAATAACATGGGCAAATAAAATAAACTGTAATATGAAATATAACGTAGTATAATGGGAAAGTCTGATCCTTTAGAGTAGTATACAAATAGGATTACCTTACCATTCAAAGTTATGAATCAGGACCACTCCCTAATTGGTGTTGTGTTTATGATTTGAGATGGATATCAAACAATTTTCTAGCATGATGTGCCCAAAAGGCACACCTGATCTAGTctgattatttaatttttttccccaTGGATATGTGTATGTCATAACCTTTTAGGAAGAAATTCGGATATGAAATCAAGGATCCCAGATTTTTTGTTCTGGCGTTTTATACTGCATCGATCTAACAATCTAGTGACGAACTTGTTGATCGGCGTTAAGAGAAGAGAAAACGAGTTTTTTACCAAGTTCAGAAGATAAGGACCACATGAGTAAAACAAAACTCCATCAACCCAAAACAAATGAATCTAAGGAATCAAACTCAAGGTTGATTAATATCAAGGTTGGTATTATAGATACCGAATATCAAGTAAAGCTTTCATTTTACTTCCACACAGCTAACTCTACAATACACACACACACGTGAAAAACATAGGAGATAAATCTTTAACAAACAAACTTTCAAATTACAATTACAAAGTCGATAATAACAATTATTTTAGGGAAAACAAAAACTCTAAAACGTATCATACACCTATGTAAattagaaacaacttttgaacttgCATATCAGTTGCCTATTCATGTCTTTGATTAATGATATAAATAGTTGTCTGAAAATGCAGGTGTCATAAATTTTGCAAATAAAAAACGCAAGGCACCCAATAGTCAGTCAAAGAAAGAGAATGATATAAGAAACAAAAGCAGATTGAAAATCATTTTAGAAACAAAATCAGTGTAGTTTACCTGATATCCAAGAATTCCAGTCTCAAAGTACGCTCACCTTGTTTTCACTGCAATATCTCGAATACTCCTCCATGGTAGCTCTTCAAAGAGACATGCCATTCTCGTTGCTATCAGTCCTTGAACGCAAGTACCTAAAATGAGCCAAACATGGCTCGTGACACATTTCAAACCACATCCTTTATTGACACTAAACCTACAAGATTAGATGTTTGAAAAAATCAGTCTAGTGTACATACCAAAACAGAATGACCCGATTTTGAGATCAAACCAGCCATAATAGTCTAAGACATTCCAACAAATCATTAATACCTTATACCCGTGACCCATTCAGCATGTTGTAAGTTTTGACACACTGCGTATTGACATAATAATTTATCAATAGGATTGCCATCTCACTAATAAAATAAAAGCTAAGAACAGCGGACTTTGTACAGAAAGAAACATAGATTATGCCACTTATGAAGTGCAACACCTCCTTATAGATCCAGAGTTTAGAATGATACCTTACCCCTGCACCCAATCAAGATAACTCAGCTTATATTATTGACCATTAAGACATCAAAATAACATTTTGTCTGAAATTTCTTGCAGACTCACCGAAAACTACAATGATGACTACCTTTTTTTCTCCAATCAAGATCACCCAGCTTAATGATTTCGACTATTAAGACATCAAAATACCGAACAATTTTGGTATAGAGTCTGGAATATGTAAATACCTGAATATGTAAATGAACTATATAGTAAAGTTATGGAcaaaaaatttaaaattcatattgaagtattttaattaaaaactatcacttTCAACTATTCAACTAAGATTATAAACATATCAAACGAATAAATCAAAATCGTTTAATATTAGAAAAAACTTAATATTTGGGATATAAAATTAGATGCCATCGAAATAAGAAAAGACCTACCCTTTCCATCAATGAAAGGGTATAACAGTAAAATGTTGTGTGTATTAGCATACGAAAGACAATTCTTAgctaagaaagaaaatgaatggtgAGGTTAGAACTAAAAAATTTGATCTGATGGCTGATATCATATTAAGGAAGAAACATTAACTAATTATGTATTTGTTTTAGTAGGGAGTGAGATGAGAAGTAAGATTAGAAATTCTATTATATTATTGACGAAAATTAAGAAAATAATGTTagttatttgtcaaattacctCTTACTCTCCCCCATATTGCTCATCTAGTGCCCTCTACATGTCTTCTTTGGTTGCCCGTTCATCATCAAATTTCAGCCGACAAGAATTTCAAAGCATTTAACAAAGTGAGAGCAACGCATAAATAAGAAGTCATAAAACGTATTTGAAGATCAAGAACCAAAATATAGAGAAAAACAActgaaatatcacataaaattagCAATGATATAGAGAAAAAAACCTTAAATAGTGAGTCATCAGATCAAGTGCTAATACTTTTTGAATTATCATTCATAGGCGGGATTTTTAATTGGATCAAGAGATGAAACTGATTATGTATTAACCGTTGTTTTAATGGCGGGTTTAATTTTGTTATCAGAAAAAATGGTTTTGTGCTTTGACCATAAGTAACTTAACTAAAtcctgtatattaaatataaaaattgtACATTTACCTTGAAACTCCATTGTATTCCAATAGATAATTGATGATGATCAATAATCATACACAACTGCAAATTTTTAATAACGGATATTTACAAAACAAAAAATATTTATAACCAACAATTTCACGGGTAatacatttaaataaataaaaatcatacAAAAATCAGTCAGCAAAAAGAAAATTAAACAAAAAACATACAATATGCTATGCAGTCTTTAATCAACAGAAGCATACAGTTATAGTTAATCCGATTAAACGATGTTGTATAATAAAACATACCTGATATGCTTACAATCGGTCTACGAATCCAAAAGCTAATTCGTTGTGCGATAATCCATTTGGACATATAAGCTTAAATATGGAATTGCTAAGATGAATAAACCTTTAGACCTAATTAAAAATATAACGAAAGATTCCTGCATCGTCAAAATCTATCTCACTCAAAAAAAAGTCGATGTATCATTGATTTATCAATTTTTTCCTCAATGAAAGTCtgcaaaaaaaaattgaatttgggTTTGGATTGAGAACAATTTAATTTAGGTATTGGATTTCAAGAAATACAGAATCAGAATCAGAGATAGTATTCTGACATCAGATAAATGTGGTCCATTGGATCAATCAATAATATACTCTTTTAAGGGTGGGGATCTGCTGTGTTAATGGATTATATTAATATCTGACTCAAATATGGCTTTGCTTTAATATATAGAGTAGATTGTGAATCAGTTTCTTTTTTACCTTGTGGTACATTATTCAAATTATTccgattttcagaattcaagagaTAGGTAAAATCAATGAATGGTTATCTCATTATAAAACTTTGCTAGTTAATCAAGGAAATGTAAGGTTTGATTTAAAATTTTTAACAGTCCTACGGTATGTAGGGCAAGTTCTTTTTTACTTTGTTTAAATGTGAGTAACATgaaagaatttaaaaaaaaaaaaaaaatcatattgacTACGACAAAAGAAGGCTCTTATGAGACCCTACCATGTATTCACAAACTATGAAAAACTGAAGCAATATATTATAAACCATTAGAGTGAGACTAATACCTTGATAACTTTGACGTAGACATTGATTTACTTGGTGGCCTACAATTAAGAGGTACAGGTCAGGTTCACCATCATTAATATTTTCATTCTTATGTTCTTGCCCTATCTCATCGGGTGGTTGCAGTCCCGGTAAAGAAAGACCTAAATCATTTACTCTACACGTCACATGAAATATATAAATGCAGGTAGAGATGAAAAACATATACTCATAACTCATTGTATTGTATACTCATAACT
This genomic interval carries:
- the LOC139897592 gene encoding light-regulated protein, chloroplastic-like encodes the protein MQASIHLSSSPVLSFPSTKTSSFSTILLHTKHRHQGSRTSSICISIKAASDNSQVDYSSMATSVFPAEACDTVGGDACNVEMFPETKFTQQSPDLVPAAASKPVDREYIQYDSPKTVFIAEACDDLGGEFCEPSYQSG